From the Piliocolobus tephrosceles isolate RC106 unplaced genomic scaffold, ASM277652v3 unscaffolded_31019, whole genome shotgun sequence genome, one window contains:
- the AKAP3 gene encoding A-kinase anchor protein 3 has protein sequence MADKVDWLKSPTGVCRVVVYSPGDNEAQDWNMDASTDPVRVLSWLRRDLEKSTAELQCVRFKPEESCGGETSNSGDPHKGFSVDYYNTTKGTPERLHFEITHKENPCQGPRAQLGNGSSVDEVSFYANRLTNLVIAMARKAINERIDGSENKCVHQSLYMGSEPPPTKSLSKVASELVNETVSVCSRNAAPGKAPGSRDRASGSSQSPPNLKYKSTLKIKECAKERQGPEDNPASKNSFFYKEVFESRKGDDAREGGRFFPRERKRFPGQECTDDFTASVSEGIMTYANSVVSDMMVSIMKTLRIQVKDTTRATILLKKVLLKHAKDVVSDLIDSFMRNLHSITGTLMTDTQFVSAVKGTVFTHGSQKAVDIMNAMLRKLYSVIFVKKVPEHVRKAQDTAESYSLISMKGMGDPKKRNVNFAMKSETKSREQMCSEPKSEEETCAKTLGEQIIKEGLTLWHKSQQKECKSVGFQRAAFEAPNTQCKPSPHISFEYPEDICNLSRPPCPPEKCENFICDSDSWAKDLIVSALLLIQHHLAQGGRRDAQSFLEAAGTTNFPANEPPVVAGESCLKSAPIVGDREQAEKKNLRSVFFHFIWNLLSETIFKRDQSSEPKVPEQPVKEDRKLCKRPLAPSPPKLCEDDETPGALSGLTKMVVNQIDGHMSGQMVEHLMNSVMKLCVIIAKSCASSMAELGDDKLGDDKSGDASRLTSAFPDSLYECLPVKGPGAAEALLQNAYQAIHNEMRGISGQPPEGCAAPKVIVSNHNLTDTVQNKQLQAVLQWVAASELNVPILYFAGDDEGIQEKLLQLSAAAVDKGCSVGEVLQSVLRYEKERQLNEAVGNVTPLLLLDWLMVNL, from the coding sequence GACGCCTCCACGGATCCTGTCAGAGTGCTCAGCTGGCTCCGCAGAGACCTGGAGAAAAGTACAGCAGAGTTGCAATGTGTTAGGTTCAAACCTGAAGAATCATGTGGTGGGGAAACGTCCAACTCAGGAGACCCACACAAAGGTTTCTCTGTAGACTATTACAACACCACCAAGGGCACTCCAGAAAGATTGCATTTTGAGATAACTCACAAAGAGAATCCTTGCCAGGGCCCCAGGGCCCAACTTGGCAATGGGAGTTCGGTAGATGAAGTTTCCTTCTATGCTAACCGCCTCACGAATCTAGTCATAGCCATGGCCCGCAAAGCGATCAATGAGAGGATCGATGGCTCTGAAAACAAATGTGTCCATCAGTCACTGTACATGGGGAGTGAACCCCCACCCACCAAAAGCCTCAGTAAGGTAGCATCAGAGCTTGTGAATGAGACCGTCTCTGTATGTTCCAGGAATGCTGCCCCAGGCAAGGCTCCTGGCTCTAGAGACAGAGCCTCAGGATCATCACAAAGTCCCCCAAATTTGAAATACAAGTCCACCTTGAAGATCAAGGAGTGCGCCAAAGAAAGACAGGGTCCAGAGGACAATCCTGCTTCTAAGAATTCTTTCTTCTATAAGGAAGTGTTTGAATCTCGTAAGGGAGATGATGCCAGAGAGGGTGGAAGGTTCTTTCCTCGGGAGAGAAAGAGGTTTCCAGGACAGGAATGTACTGACGACTTTACAGCTTCTGTTAGTGAAGGGATCATGACCTATGCTAACAGTGTGGTGTCTGATATGATGGTCTCCATCATGAAGACACTGAGGATCCAAGTGAAAGACACAACCCGTGCCACCATCCTGCTGAAGAAGGTTCTGCTCAAGCATGCAAAAGATGTGGTCTCGGATCTCATCGACTCCTTCATGAGGAACCTCCACAGCATCACAGGGACCCTCATGACTGACACACAGTTTGTCTCGGCTGTGAAAGGAACTGTCTTCACTCACGGAAGCCAAAAGGCCGTAGATATCATGAATGCCATGCTAAGGAAGCTGTACAGTGTAATATTTGTCAAGAAAGTCCCTGAGCATGTCAGGAAAGCCCAAGACACAGCTGAGAGTTATTCCCTCATCTCCATGAAAGGAATGGGTGATCCTAAAAAACGAAATGTGAACTTTGCCATGAAATCTGAAACTAAATCAAGAGAACAAATGTGTTCTGAACCCAAATCAGAGGAGGAGACTTGTGCCAAAACTCTGGGTGAACAAATTATCAAAGAGGGGCTGACCTTGTGGCATAAAAGTCAACAGAAAGAATGTAAATCTGTAGGTTTCCAGCGTGCAGCATTTGAAGCTCCCAACACACAGTGTAAGCCTTCACCACACATTTCCTTTGAGTACCCTGAAGATATTTGCAACCTCAGCCGTCCTCCATGTCCCCCAGAGAAATGTGAGAATTTTATATGTGATTCAGACTCCTGGGCCAAGGACCTGATCGTATCTGCCCTACTTCTGATTCAACATCACCTGGcccagggaggaagaagggatgCACAGAGCTTCCTTGAAGCTGCTGGCACCACCAACTTTCCTGCCAATGAGCCTCCTGTAGTTGCTGGTGAATCCTGCCTTAAGTCTGCTCCCATTGTAGGTGACCGAGAACAAGCAGAAAAGAAGAACCTAAGGagtgttttcttccatttcatctGGAACTTACTTAGTGAGACCATTTTCAAGCGTGACCAGAGCTCTGAACCCAAGGTGCCAGAACAGCCAGTTAAGGAAGATAGGAAGTTGTGTAAAAGACCTTTAGCCCCTTCTCCCCCTAAACTATGTGAAGATGATGAGACCCCTGGTGCCCTTTCTGGGCTGACCAAGATGGTTGTCAACCAGATAGATGGCCACATGAGTGGGCAGATGGTAGAACATCTGATGAACTCAGTGATGAAGCTGTGTGTCATCATTGCTAAGTCCTGTGCTTCTTccatggcagagctgggagatGACAAGTTGGGAGATGACAAGTCTGGAGATGCCAGTAGACTAACTTCGGCCTTCCCAGATAGTTTATATGAGTGTTTGCCAGTCAAGGGCCCAGGGGCAGCAGAAGCTCTCCTGCAGAATGCTTATCAAGCTATCCATAATGAAATGAGAGGTATATCAGGTCAGCCTCCTGAAGGGTGTGCAGCACCCAAGGTGATTGTCAGCAATCACAACCTAACGGATACAGTTCAGAACAAGCAACTCCAAGCCGTCCTTCAATGGGTAGCTGCCTCTGAGCTCAATGTCCCTATTTTGTACTTTGCTGGTGATGATGAAGGGATCCAGGAGAAG